The Oenanthe melanoleuca isolate GR-GAL-2019-014 chromosome 15, OMel1.0, whole genome shotgun sequence genome contains a region encoding:
- the INPP5J gene encoding phosphatidylinositol 4,5-bisphosphate 5-phosphatase A isoform X2: MDPARRGSADWGLAAGAECRPSPPWGPGSAARLPPDAGASAAPFLGGGVPGGRRSSRPDGHACPRRAGTEERSPARTPPEGVPLLALLPPGPGGPPAPAAPGRATFPAPAPSERREMLPKAESSDHIAAWAGPAVPRAPTLPKAVSSEFLAGGWAGLTPRAEPSELPVLPRPLGRLGPGDVCDPLPDCSGRAPEEGAFRITVVTWNVGTAMPPNDVTSLLHLNTGETNDVDMIAIGLQEVNSKINKRLKDALFTDQWSELFMDVLSPFHFILVSTVRMQGVILLVFAKYYHLPFLYDIQTDCTRTGLGGYWGNKGGVSVRLSIFGHMVCFLNCHLPAHLEKAEQRKEDFATILHMQQFEGPVANGILDHDLVFWFGDLNFRIESLDICFVKYAIDSNVLSQLWEKDQLNIAKSTWPVLRGFQEGPLNFPPTFKFDVGTNKYDSSAKKRKPAWTDRILWKIKSPSKGLDTGGHWPSQGVLSVSQLCYCSHMEYTVSDHKPVAAIFAVQFASKVDKPLVEIYVADEWSRPEQAVVRYKMAVGFHRSSWDWIGLYRVGFRHPKDYVSYVWARSDDGERCLEKQLYAQVMFSEEALPKGNGEYILGYYSNTSSSIAGVTEPFQVRGGQQLYRQLRQQLRRG, from the exons ATGGACCCGGCCCGGCGCGGCAGCGCCGACTGGGGCTTGGCCGCCGGGGCGGAGTGCCGACCCAGCCCCCCGTGGGGCCCCGGGAGCGCGGCTCGGCTCCCGCCCGACGCAGGGGCTTCGGCGGCGCCTTTCCTCGGCGGCGGGGTCCCGGGCGGCCGCAGGAGCTCCCGACCGGACGGGCACGCCTGCCCGCGGCGCGCAGGAACTGAGGAGCGGTCCCCGGCCCGGACCCCGCCCGAGGGTGTCCcgctgctggccctgctgccccccgGCCCAGGCGGAcccccggccccggcagcgcccggcCGCGCCACCTTCCCCGCGCCGGCCCCGTCGGAGCGGCGGGAGATGCTGCCCAAAGCGGAGTCTAGCGACCACATTGCGGCCTGGGCGGGCCCCGCCGTGCCCCGCGCCCCCACGCTGCCCAAGGCCGTGTCCAGCGAGTTCCTCGCCGGCGGGTGGGCGGGCCTGACCCCCCGAGCAGAGCCGAGCGAGCTGCCCGTCCTCCCCCGGCCCCTCGGCCGGCTCGGTCCCGGCGACGTCTGCGATCCGCTGCCCGACTGCTCGGGACGGGCCCCGGAGGAGGGGGCGTTCCG CATCACAGTGGTCACCTGGAACGTAGGTACAGCCATGCCCCCAAATGATGTGACGTCCCTGCTGCACCTCAACACGGGCGAAACAAACGATGTGGACATGATCGCCATTGG gctgcaggaggTAAACTCCAAGATAAACAAGCGCTTGAAGGATGCCCTCTTCACAGATCAGTGGAGCGAACTCTTCATGGATGTGCTGAGCCCCTTCCACTTCATCCTG GTCAGCACAGTACGGATGCAAGGTGTGATCCTGCTGGTGTTTGCCAAGTACTACCACCTGCCCTTCTTGTACGACATCCAGACAGACTGcaccaggacagggctggggggatACTGG GGCAACAAAGGTGGGGTGAGTGTTCGTCTCTCCATCTTCGGCCACATGGTCTGCTTCCTGAACTGCCACCTGCCAGCACACCTGGAGAAGGCAGAGCAGCGCAAGGAGGACTTTGCCACCATACTGCACATGCAGCAGTTTGAGGGGCCTGTGGCCAACGGCATCCTGGACCATGA CCTcgtgttttggtttggggacCTCAATTTCCGCATCGAGAGCCTGGACATCTGCTTTGTGAAGTATGCCATTGACAGCAATGTcctgagccagctctgggagaaGGATCAG CTGAACATTGCCAAAAGTACATGGCCTGTTCTCAGAGGTTTCCAGGAGGGACCCCTGAACTTCCCACCCACTTTCAAGTTTGATGTGGGCACCAACAAGTATGATAGCAG TGCCAAGAAGCGAAAACCTGCCTGGACCGACCGCATCCTGTGGAAGATAAAATCTCCCAGCAAGGGGTTGGACACAGGCGGGCACTGGCCCAGCCAAGGCGTTCTGTCAGTGAGCCAGCTGTGCTACTGCAGTCACATGGAATACACTGTCAGCGACCACAAGCCAGTAGCTGCCATCTTTGCCGTGCAG TTTGCTTCCAAGGTGGACAAGCCCCTGGTTGAGATTTATGTGGCTGACGAGTGGAGCAGGCCTGAGCAAGCAGTTGTCAGGTACAAGATGGCTGTTGGCTTCCACCGGAGCTCCTGGGACTGGATAGGACTCTACCGG GTGGGCTTCCGGCACCCCAAAGACTACGTGTCCTATGTCTGGGCCAGGAGCGATGACGGGGAGCGCTgcctggagaagcagctgtaTGCACAG gtgatgtTCTCTGAGGAAGCACTGCCCAAGGGTAATGGCGAGTACATCCTTGGATACTACAGCAACACCTCCAGTAGCATTGCTGGTGTGACTGAGCCCTTCCAG GTCAGAGGAGGGCAGCAGCTCTACAgacagctcaggcagcagctcagaagAGGATGA
- the INPP5J gene encoding phosphatidylinositol 4,5-bisphosphate 5-phosphatase A isoform X1: MDPARRGSADWGLAAGAECRPSPPWGPGSAARLPPDAGASAAPFLGGGVPGGRRSSRPDGHACPRRAGTEERSPARTPPEGVPLLALLPPGPGGPPAPAAPGRATFPAPAPSERREMLPKAESSDHIAAWAGPAVPRAPTLPKAVSSEFLAGGWAGLTPRAEPSELPVLPRPLGRLGPGDVCDPLPDCSGRAPEEGAFRITVVTWNVGTAMPPNDVTSLLHLNTGETNDVDMIAIGLQEVNSKINKRLKDALFTDQWSELFMDVLSPFHFILVSTVRMQGVILLVFAKYYHLPFLYDIQTDCTRTGLGGYWGNKGGVSVRLSIFGHMVCFLNCHLPAHLEKAEQRKEDFATILHMQQFEGPVANGILDHDLVFWFGDLNFRIESLDICFVKYAIDSNVLSQLWEKDQLNIAKSTWPVLRGFQEGPLNFPPTFKFDVGTNKYDSSAKKRKPAWTDRILWKIKSPSKGLDTGGHWPSQGVLSVSQLCYCSHMEYTVSDHKPVAAIFAVQFASKVDKPLVEIYVADEWSRPEQAVVRYKMAVGFHRSSWDWIGLYRVGFRHPKDYVSYVWARSDDGERCLEKQLYAQVMFSEEALPKGNGEYILGYYSNTSSSIAGVTEPFQISLPRSEEGSSSTDSSGSSSEEDDSTLVLLAPKSRSPSPGKMKRHRSRSPSLAKFQGLILRPSSRDRGTSRSPSPQSRHSLPRSIPTIHLPQEELGHHGVKSKELGQAAESPEGSSSCQTPQEQGGLQRLCADSSLARADPRNLGLLPALRLEMIDQALGRRRENADQGYYPSRRTSPTSPPEELDRHSCAMGH; this comes from the exons ATGGACCCGGCCCGGCGCGGCAGCGCCGACTGGGGCTTGGCCGCCGGGGCGGAGTGCCGACCCAGCCCCCCGTGGGGCCCCGGGAGCGCGGCTCGGCTCCCGCCCGACGCAGGGGCTTCGGCGGCGCCTTTCCTCGGCGGCGGGGTCCCGGGCGGCCGCAGGAGCTCCCGACCGGACGGGCACGCCTGCCCGCGGCGCGCAGGAACTGAGGAGCGGTCCCCGGCCCGGACCCCGCCCGAGGGTGTCCcgctgctggccctgctgccccccgGCCCAGGCGGAcccccggccccggcagcgcccggcCGCGCCACCTTCCCCGCGCCGGCCCCGTCGGAGCGGCGGGAGATGCTGCCCAAAGCGGAGTCTAGCGACCACATTGCGGCCTGGGCGGGCCCCGCCGTGCCCCGCGCCCCCACGCTGCCCAAGGCCGTGTCCAGCGAGTTCCTCGCCGGCGGGTGGGCGGGCCTGACCCCCCGAGCAGAGCCGAGCGAGCTGCCCGTCCTCCCCCGGCCCCTCGGCCGGCTCGGTCCCGGCGACGTCTGCGATCCGCTGCCCGACTGCTCGGGACGGGCCCCGGAGGAGGGGGCGTTCCG CATCACAGTGGTCACCTGGAACGTAGGTACAGCCATGCCCCCAAATGATGTGACGTCCCTGCTGCACCTCAACACGGGCGAAACAAACGATGTGGACATGATCGCCATTGG gctgcaggaggTAAACTCCAAGATAAACAAGCGCTTGAAGGATGCCCTCTTCACAGATCAGTGGAGCGAACTCTTCATGGATGTGCTGAGCCCCTTCCACTTCATCCTG GTCAGCACAGTACGGATGCAAGGTGTGATCCTGCTGGTGTTTGCCAAGTACTACCACCTGCCCTTCTTGTACGACATCCAGACAGACTGcaccaggacagggctggggggatACTGG GGCAACAAAGGTGGGGTGAGTGTTCGTCTCTCCATCTTCGGCCACATGGTCTGCTTCCTGAACTGCCACCTGCCAGCACACCTGGAGAAGGCAGAGCAGCGCAAGGAGGACTTTGCCACCATACTGCACATGCAGCAGTTTGAGGGGCCTGTGGCCAACGGCATCCTGGACCATGA CCTcgtgttttggtttggggacCTCAATTTCCGCATCGAGAGCCTGGACATCTGCTTTGTGAAGTATGCCATTGACAGCAATGTcctgagccagctctgggagaaGGATCAG CTGAACATTGCCAAAAGTACATGGCCTGTTCTCAGAGGTTTCCAGGAGGGACCCCTGAACTTCCCACCCACTTTCAAGTTTGATGTGGGCACCAACAAGTATGATAGCAG TGCCAAGAAGCGAAAACCTGCCTGGACCGACCGCATCCTGTGGAAGATAAAATCTCCCAGCAAGGGGTTGGACACAGGCGGGCACTGGCCCAGCCAAGGCGTTCTGTCAGTGAGCCAGCTGTGCTACTGCAGTCACATGGAATACACTGTCAGCGACCACAAGCCAGTAGCTGCCATCTTTGCCGTGCAG TTTGCTTCCAAGGTGGACAAGCCCCTGGTTGAGATTTATGTGGCTGACGAGTGGAGCAGGCCTGAGCAAGCAGTTGTCAGGTACAAGATGGCTGTTGGCTTCCACCGGAGCTCCTGGGACTGGATAGGACTCTACCGG GTGGGCTTCCGGCACCCCAAAGACTACGTGTCCTATGTCTGGGCCAGGAGCGATGACGGGGAGCGCTgcctggagaagcagctgtaTGCACAG gtgatgtTCTCTGAGGAAGCACTGCCCAAGGGTAATGGCGAGTACATCCTTGGATACTACAGCAACACCTCCAGTAGCATTGCTGGTGTGACTGAGCCCTTCCAG ATTTCCCTACCCAGGTCAGAGGAGGGCAGCAGCTCTACAgacagctcaggcagcagctcagaagAGGATGACAGTACACTCGTCCTCCTGGCCCCCAAATCCCGTAGCCCCAGCCCAGGCAAGATGAAACGCCACCGGAGCCgaagccccagcctggccaagTTCCAGGGCCTCATCCTGCGGCCGTCAAGCCGGGACAGGGGTACCAGCCGCAGTCCCTCACCCCAGAGCCGTCACAGCCtccccaggagcatccccacCATCCACCtgccccaggaggagctgggccaCCATGGAGTCAAAAGCaaggagctgggacaggcagctgAGAGCCCAGAGGGCAGCTCATCCTGCCAGACTCCACAGGAGCAGGGCGGCCTCCAGCGTCTCTGTGCTGACAGCTCCCTGGCCAGGGCTGACCCTCGGAACCTGggcctgctgcctgccctgcgCCTGGAGATGATTGACCAGGCCCTGGGCCGGCGGCGGGAGAATGCAGACCAGGGCTACTATCCCAGCCGGAGAACAAGCCCTACCAGCCCCCCAGAGGAACTGGACAGACATAGCTGTGCCATGGGCCACTGA
- the SELENOM gene encoding selenoprotein M, protein MAVGGAVGLSPAWCRFVRGARPGNLRAAHTVRTRVRMSVCAPARVSVPARVSVPARLSVPARVSVPARVSVLARVRACAPVRACARVRAARVRACACPCLRVSVPARVSVPAPVRACACPCARAHMCSCERIGAHAQRRARARVAPDVAAAGAMRAVSSWPCPGPWLWLLLLLTAAPAAGGGSERPRLREAVLRDLARGKVETCGGURLNRLREVKAFVTQDIPLYHNLEMKHLPGADPELVLLGHRYEELERVPLSDMTREEINQLVQELGFYRKETPDAPVPEEFQFAPAKPLPVLLHPQVPTTDGKTPPKRDKEEHPDL, encoded by the exons ATGGCTGTTGGCGGTGCTGTTGGTCTGTCACCGGCGTGGTGCCGGTTTGTGCGCGGTGCGCGCCCGGGGAACTTACGCGCAGCTCACACGGTGCGTACGCGGGTGCGCATGTCCGTGTGCGCTCCTGCGCGTGTGTCCGTGCCTGCGCGAGTGTCTGTGCCTGCGCGCCTGTCCGTGCCTGCGCGCGTGTCCGTGCCTGCGCGCGTGTCCGTGCTTGCGCGTGTCCGTGCTTGCGCGCCTGTCCGTGCCTGCGCGCGTGTCCGTGCCGCGCGTGTCCGTGCCTGCGCGTGTCCGTGCTTGCGCGTGTCCGTGCCTGCGCGAGTGTCTGTGCCTGCGCCTGTCCGTGCTTGCGCGTGTCCGTGCGCACGCGCACACATGTGCTCGTGCGAGCGGATCGGTGCGCATGCGCAGCGCCGCGCGCGTGCCCGAGTCGCGCCGGACGTGGCAGCGGCGGGAGCGATGCGGGCGGTGTCGTCGTGGCCGTGCCCGGGGccttggctgtggctgctgctgcttctgacGGCGGCGCCGGCGGCGGGTGGCGGCTCGGAGCGCCCCCGGCTCCGCGAGGCCGTGCTGCGGGACCTGGCCCGTGGCAAGGTGGAG ACGTGCGGCGGGTGACGGCTGAACCGCCTCAGGGAG GTGAAGGCGTTCGTCACCCAGGACATCCCGCTCTA CCATAACCTGGAGATGAAACACCTGCCTGGTGCCGACCCTGAGCTTGTGCTCCTTGGCCACCGGTATGAGGAGCTAGAG AGAGTTCCCCTGAGCGACATGACCCGGGAAGAGATCAACCAGCTGGTGCAGGAGTTGGGCTTCTACCGCAAGGAGACACCTGATGCCCCTGTGCCAGAGGAGTTCCAGTTTGCCCCTGCCAAGCCTCTGCCAGTACTGCTGCACCCCCAAGTGCCCACCACTGATGGCAAGACCCCACCCAAACGTGACAAGGAAGAACACCCAGACCTCTAG